In Halovivax gelatinilyticus, the following are encoded in one genomic region:
- a CDS encoding pirin family protein, with amino-acid sequence MSDSPSAQTHPHIYHAPRTDISQDQGSFRIHFDFPGRAVPNHDDHGYGPLATVVESFMDPGTLIRMHEHRNEEIISWVPDGVMRHDDRQGNELVTDPDHLMVMGAGTGFWHAEETLDDDPPLRMLQIFVRPHTLNLEPGIQHQPIPDPTANEWRHLFGPEGTNAPLSVRNDVHFYDCRLDADATVTLPNRADWHTYLYVFEGTVDVGEVPVGYTESALVTDDTDIPVTATENSTIVAFTINPDAPVTRQGTIGR; translated from the coding sequence ATGAGCGATTCACCGTCAGCACAGACACACCCTCACATTTACCACGCACCTCGAACCGATATTTCACAAGATCAAGGCTCGTTCCGGATTCACTTCGATTTCCCCGGACGGGCCGTCCCGAACCACGACGACCACGGGTACGGACCCCTCGCAACCGTCGTCGAGTCGTTCATGGATCCAGGAACGCTCATCAGGATGCACGAACACCGCAACGAAGAGATCATCTCGTGGGTTCCCGACGGCGTGATGCGCCACGACGACCGCCAAGGCAACGAACTCGTCACAGACCCCGACCACCTCATGGTGATGGGTGCCGGAACCGGGTTCTGGCACGCCGAAGAAACGCTCGATGACGACCCGCCACTGCGAATGCTCCAAATTTTTGTCCGCCCGCACACCCTCAACCTCGAGCCTGGCATTCAACACCAACCGATTCCCGACCCCACCGCGAACGAATGGCGGCACCTGTTCGGCCCCGAAGGAACCAACGCCCCACTGTCCGTCCGCAACGACGTCCACTTCTACGATTGCCGACTCGACGCCGACGCCACAGTCACGCTCCCGAACCGAGCTGACTGGCACACCTATCTATACGTCTTCGAGGGAACAGTCGACGTCGGCGAGGTACCTGTCGGGTACACCGAGAGCGCACTCGTGACTGACGATACCGACATCCCCGTCACCGCAACCGAAAACTCCACCATCGTCGCATTCACCATCAACCCCGACGCCCCGGTCACACGCCAAGGCACGATCGGGCGGTGA